A region of Salinibacter sp. 10B DNA encodes the following proteins:
- a CDS encoding ABC transporter permease, producing MALRYLRGAEGRAEGRSFLRFVTYVAIGGVALGVAALLLSLSIVRGFSQEITEKIIGFGAHVQVQSYFRDRPLTEAGALQDTLLSTEGVTRAAPMVEGIVLLRQSAKSIDGVRLLGTDAPPSYLREHVKRGTFELEQGTHEHPPLVVGAALANRLGLDLGQVVTAFSLRNEGQNGGGVQLRRPRVKQFVVAGLYETSLSNIDDHFVFTDLGTARRLVGMPKGGVSRFDVTVRDFSTVDSVAAQIERRAGFPATARTIHQIQPYSSLFAWVDLQQSIIPLVIGVIVLVAAFNIVGTLLMLILEKTREIGVLQSLGTSGRTLKRLFLSFGVLIGGVGTLIGSALALTLGYIQLRFELIPLPAEAYYMTTAPIELNPMDYLIVGTLTLILCGVAAYIPARVAAQVEPVRAIRFQ from the coding sequence ATGGCTCTCCGGTATCTGCGTGGGGCAGAGGGACGAGCTGAAGGACGGAGCTTTCTGCGCTTTGTGACCTACGTAGCCATTGGCGGGGTCGCGCTTGGAGTGGCCGCCCTACTGCTTTCCCTCTCCATCGTGCGCGGTTTCAGCCAAGAGATTACCGAGAAAATTATCGGGTTTGGAGCGCACGTTCAGGTGCAGAGCTACTTTCGAGATCGTCCACTAACAGAGGCAGGAGCGCTTCAAGATACTCTATTGTCCACTGAAGGCGTGACCCGTGCAGCGCCCATGGTGGAAGGCATCGTCCTGCTCCGACAGTCAGCAAAGTCTATTGATGGGGTTCGGCTCTTGGGGACCGACGCTCCGCCGTCATATCTCCGGGAGCACGTGAAGCGCGGGACGTTTGAGTTGGAGCAGGGAACGCATGAGCACCCGCCGCTCGTGGTGGGGGCTGCACTTGCCAATCGGCTCGGGCTTGATTTGGGGCAGGTTGTGACGGCGTTTTCATTGCGGAATGAGGGCCAGAACGGCGGGGGGGTACAGCTCCGCCGGCCTCGGGTGAAGCAGTTCGTCGTGGCCGGCCTTTATGAAACTTCGCTATCAAACATCGACGACCATTTTGTTTTCACGGATCTAGGAACTGCGCGTCGTCTTGTGGGCATGCCGAAGGGGGGCGTGAGTCGCTTCGACGTAACGGTGCGGGATTTCTCAACGGTCGACTCCGTAGCTGCACAAATTGAACGGCGGGCCGGATTTCCCGCTACGGCACGCACCATCCATCAGATTCAGCCCTACTCATCCCTCTTTGCCTGGGTGGATCTTCAGCAGAGTATCATCCCGCTGGTGATTGGAGTCATCGTGCTCGTAGCGGCGTTCAATATCGTCGGCACGCTGCTCATGCTTATTCTCGAGAAGACCCGTGAGATCGGAGTTCTCCAAAGCTTAGGCACGTCGGGGCGGACCCTGAAGCGGTTGTTTCTTTCCTTCGGCGTGCTGATCGGCGGAGTGGGGACGCTCATCGGGTCGGCTCTGGCCCTCACACTCGGCTACATTCAGTTGCGATTTGAGTTGATTCCGCTTCCGGCCGAGGCGTACTACATGACAACTGCTCCCATCGAGTTGAATCCCATGGACTACCTGATTGTGGGTACGCTTACGTTGATCCTCTGTGGGGTGGCGGCGTACATTCCCGCTCGAGTGGCTGCTCAGGTGGAACCGGTCCGCGCCATCCGATTCCAGTAA
- a CDS encoding redoxin domain-containing protein has product MSPVPDDPVPVEVGRTAPDFELFTHDGERWQLSEHRGHPVVLLFFPGAFTSVCTTELNRVNNGLDQFGETTVVGISTDSPFVLDEFRSVEAFDFPLLSDHNAMVSEMYGAKYDSNFTPMNLDRISKRAAFVVDGEGVLRYQEVLENAGKQPDFDQILAVIEGL; this is encoded by the coding sequence ATGAGCCCAGTTCCCGATGATCCCGTTCCGGTAGAGGTGGGACGTACGGCACCGGATTTTGAACTCTTTACGCACGACGGTGAGCGGTGGCAGCTTTCGGAGCATCGCGGGCACCCGGTCGTACTGCTCTTTTTTCCGGGGGCCTTCACTAGCGTCTGTACGACCGAACTCAACAGGGTAAACAATGGCCTCGATCAGTTTGGGGAGACAACGGTCGTGGGCATCTCTACGGACTCACCGTTTGTGCTTGACGAGTTCCGTTCGGTGGAGGCGTTCGACTTTCCGCTTTTGAGTGATCACAATGCGATGGTGAGTGAGATGTACGGGGCAAAGTACGACTCCAACTTTACTCCGATGAACCTCGATCGCATTTCGAAGCGTGCAGCGTTCGTTGTGGACGGGGAGGGAGTGTTACGTTACCAGGAAGTCCTTGAGAATGCCGGAAAGCAGCCGGATTTTGATCAGATCCTTGCCGTAATAGAAGGCCTATAA